The DNA window AAAAGGCCACTATAATGTACAGTAAAACCTCCATCTCCCTTTCACACCCTCTCtcacgcttgcacacacacacacacacactctcccatcGGTCTTCCTCCGAGATGGTATGAGGTTCTACCTTtgactctctccgtctctctcttacCCTGAGGGAGGTGAGCACGCGGATGGTGGAGGCGCCACAGTTCTGGATGAGGGTGCGGGGGATGACCTCCAGGGCCTGGGCCAGGGCACGGTAGGGCCACTGCTCCACGCCAGTGAGGGCCTTGGAGAGCTCCATCAGCCGCTGGGACACAGCCATCTCGGCAGCGCCACCGCCAGGCAGCAGGCTGGGCTCCAGCAGCACATTGCGGGTCACCTGCATGGCATCCTGCAGGTTACGCTCCACCTCCTGGGAGAGGTAAATGGGGAAAAGAGAGATTTCAGAACACAAGTAAAACCTAATTTAGACATCTTTGCGCTGATAACTTCTGTGACTTACAattaaaacaaaaaagagacagGTTCTAGGAGGGGAGTGGGGGAGCAGAGACTCATCCCATTAACATTATTCTTTACATTATCATCCCTTTCTTTTAGCACTTAGTGATTGTTGCACAATAAAAAGCGCATATTATTTTGAGAGCTTTATTCTCAGTTTCTCACCGCCAGGATTTCCTTGCTGGCTCCTCTCAGCAGGATGGTGCAGGCTTTAGGGTCTTTGCACTCTGTGACGAAGGCAAAGTACTCGTCTCCAATCTTCTTGACCTCAAACAGGCCCGCCCCTAGGCCCACGTCCTCCTCGCGCAGCTCGTCCGTACGGCTGGCAATGCGTGCGCCACACGCCCTGAGGGGTAACAGGGAAATAGGTTAGAGCAGTAGTTGTGAAGACCATACACCCCGTTAAAGAAACAGAAATAAACCAATATTCAATGAAAGTGCTCGGTCATTCGCTAGCTATGTACATAGTAACATAACACAGAGAAAAACgtcaacatttaaacatgtttttgtttgtgACAATTGTCTCCAATAATTGATGTAACGTCCCCCAAATGTTTTTTTGCTTTCAATTGGCTTACCTGGCGATCCTGTTGTTGTCGGTCTTTCTTACACGGCGAATAGCCGTGATGTTAGCCTTCATCAGGTAGTGCTGAGCCAAGTCTGAAGAGAGGCAAAATATAGTCGaggtaaaacatatttttttttaaaagtcagTTGCATCAGACATATGCCTTAACAAGAACAATGCATTTTGAAGCAGCGTGGGGTACCCGAGATGCCCTTCTCTGTGAAGATGAGGTCAGGCTTGAGGCGGATGATGTCTTCACAGATCTGCTGGATGTACTCCTCCTCCATCTGCAGGATGCGGGCAAAGTCCTCCTCACGAGTGATCTCAATATCAGTCTGGCTCTCTCCCTTCTTGTACTCCAGGGAGCAGTCCAACAGGACAATACGGGGATCCTTGATCATTCTTCGCATGCGCGGGTGGGTCACGTCCttgtttaccatcacacctctCAGCACGCACGAGTCCTCGATGATCCCACCAGGCACCTGGACAAACATTAACACAGAGGATGAAGTAGAACTTGGACTGCACAGGAAAACAGACATTAAAAAGACACACTTTGACCCTTACCTTTTCTACTTTGGCGTACTTCTTGATGTCGATCTCCTTGCGTCcgttctcctccatctccacagtTTTGACGGCGTCCAGGGCGATGCTGCAGGCCATGTCAGACCAGCGGCTCAGAGCCTTGGTGTTGATGGCAGAGTTGATGATCTTTAGCATCATCTCCCTGTCACTCACATCCACTGGGGTgctgggaggaggggagggatggaggagagtgtTGTTATACAAATGTTATGAGCGTGAAAGCAGTTGCCACCTAAAACAGTGGTTCTCAAACTGGGGGTCGCGAGAAGGTTTTAGTGGGGGTTGAAACTGAAtgggaaaaatacatattttccctACATTTTAATAGGCTACATATACCAATTGTATTGTATATTTATACATTTGCCTATTCGATCTGGTTACTAACATAATCATTTGGTACAATACTGTAGGCCTGTCTCAAAAACATCTCATCTGTGCCTCAGAACCAAAAAGTTTCTTGACTCTTGACCAGTCATCAAGCATTTGGCAACAAAGGCGGGCATGCGTATCCAGATGAATGACCAGAAAGCACTGGTTTCATTTTCTCCAGTTTTACCTGGCAAAAACATAGTATGtttatatataaaaatgtttCGCAATGTGCTACAGACGCATCTTTGCCAGAATAGGCTTCCTGGATTCGTTGATCATTTTCATATTTAAGACAGGCCTAGGCCAAGTTTGAGTGGCTACTGGCTAAAGACACCATAGCTGTAACGTCGCACTGCCTTCAATACTTATGGGATGAAGATGTAATACATTTACCAGAATATGTTACAATATTTGTGAGGAAGAAAAAGGCTGCAGACAGACCATGCTTTCCATCCGATCCTGCAACATACAGGTCGGCTATAACCTGCTTGCtctggactccagagaagtgacaGGACATTGGCTGATAACACAAATGACTTTCACCTTAAAATGCAGGTCTAAAACATAACTTGCATTTTGAAAGTGGATCACTGTTTGACATGAAACATGCAGTGACCAGAAAAAGTATTTGGGCCAAAGCTCTAGACTTCATATAAAATCAAGGATTAATGTCAATCACAGATTTGCATAAAAAGTGAAGTTTTACAGATGTCAAGTTAGGATTCAGTCCTTAACAATtaaaaggttgtgtgtgtgtgtgtgtgtggtagaggcaGGAACAGTACCTGATATCTTTGAGCAGGTTGAGCATATCATCCAGGGCTTGTCTGTAGGCGCTGATGACAACCGTCGGGTGCATCTGCTGCTCCAGGAACTGCTCAGACACGGACAGCATCTCACCCGCTAGAGAGATGCACAAAATGTATGGATGTCTCCCCAGCCATGGCTGTCGATGCCCCCTTCTGTGGCCGAAACGCCCCCTAAAAAAAATCCACGCCTTGCGGCCAAagtggccattgtgcccttgagctgaatataataatactaattcccttctcccagctGACAACCGCcctgctccgaagcacctctccactcacatggctctctcagatattTAAATTCTTATTAGTCAATGCCCGTCAAGTGATCAGGTCCTTTTCACAGGCATTGCAGCGCCGAAGTAGACTACTAGTGATGTCAGAAACATTGGGGATGCAACAGCGTGCGCAACCTTATCGAATCCCGAGGCACACATTGAAGACGTTAGAACTGTCCATGTttactttgtcagccaacaagatgagtaacaaacagcaaaaacactaACCTATGTCAACCTACTATCTCACATATTACataagttgacctattctatggGTCAGCTTGTCGTTCTGTACAAGAAAGAAACATTCCAAACAGAcgctctgggacagttgtgggatgataGAACCCAAATGAACACTACTACTGTACATCAAAACAAAATtgtaaaagcaatgaggctgatgcaagaGATCAGAACTTCTAGATTAAAATGTTGATAACCTATTATTTCTTcgcattataagcgcagcaatgcgcacacggcagcAAGCTATCCCTGCAAATGTTCCAACATGCATTTAGCAGGAACGGTCTATCAGGTTGCGTGGAAAATACAACTAAGGGGACGCAGAATTAAATGTACATTAttaaaatgttatatatatatatatatatattaaaaaaaaaaaaaaaaaaaatcaggccCTATTCATTTCTGCATACTTTTAACTCCGATCTCGTACGTGTACAGAGAATTGCGCTGTTGGTACGCAAACCGCGTGCATGTTGGCAGGTctgcaattggcccagcgtcgtccaggtttggccggtatagaccgtcattgtaaataatattttttcttaacagacttgcctagttaaattaaggtaaaaaAGCCAAATGGCCATGCCCCTAAAACCACTAAATTCTTTGCCTGGTTGAGACACAGGAGTAATACATGAAGAATAGGCTGGATTGGATTACTACTACGAGAATAGACCTGATGGTGCAGAGTATTCACAGTATTGGGCATGTGGTGACTCACCCAGGATGATGACAGAGGTGGTGCCGTCTCCCACCTCCTCGTCCTGAGTGCGGCTGATCTCAATCATGGACTTAGCAGCCGGGTGCTGGACCTGGATCTGTGGAAACATatacagagggaaggaggtgggcTTTGCACATTGATATTTTCTGCATGGAAGTAGACGTATTGGGAATCACAGCAAGTGTGCTCTTCTCACCTCTCTCAGGATAGCGTTACCATCGTTGGTCATCACGATCCCACCCATGGGGTCCATTAGCATCTACACACAAAGCATGTTATGGTTTCCCAATTCAAGTGCTACCATAAAGTATGTTTCAAGCAAAACTGACAAAACCTGAGGA is part of the Salmo trutta chromosome 34, fSalTru1.1, whole genome shotgun sequence genome and encodes:
- the LOC115173617 gene encoding T-complex protein 1 subunit gamma, producing MMGQQVLVLSQNMKRESGRKVQTGNISAAKTIADVIRTCLGPRAMMKMLMDPMGGIVMTNDGNAILREIQVQHPAAKSMIEISRTQDEEVGDGTTSVIILAGEMLSVSEQFLEQQMHPTVVISAYRQALDDMLNLLKDISTPVDVSDREMMLKIINSAINTKALSRWSDMACSIALDAVKTVEMEENGRKEIDIKKYAKVEKVPGGIIEDSCVLRGVMVNKDVTHPRMRRMIKDPRIVLLDCSLEYKKGESQTDIEITREEDFARILQMEEEYIQQICEDIIRLKPDLIFTEKGISDLAQHYLMKANITAIRRVRKTDNNRIARACGARIASRTDELREEDVGLGAGLFEVKKIGDEYFAFVTECKDPKACTILLRGASKEILAEVERNLQDAMQVTRNVLLEPSLLPGGGAAEMAVSQRLMELSKALTGVEQWPYRALAQALEVIPRTLIQNCGASTIRVLTSLRAKHTQKGSVSWGVNGETGTLADMTALGIWEPLAVKAQTYKTAVETAILLLRIDDIVSGHKKKGDEQTGGGQGAE